The DNA window GGGGCCACACGGCGGCCTTGATGAGCCGTGCATCGTCCACGCAGCGGCCCTCGTCATCGACGTGGGTCCAGAGCCCGATGAACGTGAGCCGTGCCTCCAGCGTCAGGCTCGCGATGGCCAACGAGGTGAAGAACTCGGGCTTAATGGTCCTGATGCGGGCCAACTGCTTGTCTCCTTGCTGAGGTGCTGGCCGGCCGCCTCTCGGCCGCCGGCCAGCGGGATCAGGCGGCGGCGCGGTGGCGCGCCCAGGCGGTGAGGTGGGCCCAGGGCCGGTCCGTGGGGACGGCGGCCGCGAGGATGAAGAGCAGCGAGGTCCGGTCGGCCGGGTCGGGCAGCTCAGCGAGAAGCCACCGGAGGTTGGCCTGGGGGTTGTCGTCCCGGACCCGCTCGACCAGTTGCACCGCCAGGGCGGCGAGCCGGTCGACGTGCTCCTCAGTTGGCTCCGAGCGACGCATGTCGAGGTGATTTGGCATGGTCAGTCCTCTCGCTCGCCGAGACGGCGTAGGTGCTCGTCGTGCTGCGCCTGGACGGCCGCCCGGTGCTCGGCCACCCGCGACGCGTCGTGGAGCCGGTGCGCCCTGATCAGGCGGCAGCGGCACACGCCCGGGCTGTCCTCGTCGAAGTCGTGCGGGACCGCCTCACTGGTCCGCTTCGGGCCCCTCAGCACCAGCTGGGTGGGCTTCGGCGTCAAGCTCATGCCGGCACCGCCTCACGCGCCTCGGCGTACGCCCGGCAGCTGCACGCGCGGCAGGCGCGGGTCTCGTCGACGTGGACGAGCTGGAGGTGCGCGCAGGCGCAGCGGGGCTTGCGCGGCGCCGGCGCGAACGGCGACACCACGGCGGCCGGCTTCGGCTCGACCGGGCGCACGTACTCCGGCGCGATCGCGGCCACCGCAGCGATCCGCTCGGCCGGGTCGGTCCGGTAGTCGGAGCCGATCCCGGCCAGCTCGTCGACGTCGTCCAGGCCGTACGGGTCCGGCTGGTCCGCGAGGATCGCGTCAGGGTGCTCCCGGACGGCGGTGGTCAGCCACGTCTCCGGCCCCTGCACCGGGCCGCGGTCGTAGTCGTCCAGCCAGGCCAGGCCGCCCCGGTCCAGCACACGGCGGGCCCGGGTGACGGCAACGTACGCGAGCATCAGCTCGTCGCGGCGCCACAGCGCCCGGCCGGTCAACCGGTCGCGGCGCGGCTCCCGGAAGTCGGCGCCGATCCGTACCCGGTCCCACTCCCGGCCCTTCGCACGGTGCCCCGTTGAGATGATCACGTCGGCGTGCTGCTCGTCGACGAGCGTGGAGACGACCCGGATCAGCTCCTCCGGGCCGTGGTCGTCGACCAGCTTCACGAGGACCTTCAGCGAGCCGGACGCGTCGTCCAGGGCGGCGTGCTCCTGGACCTGGGCCCAGGTCTTGAACGCGAGCAGCTCGGGGTGTGCCGTGCCGCGCCCGGCCATCAGGTCCATGGCGGCCTCGGCGAGCCGGATCAGGTCGTCGCCGCCGCCGACGAGCGCCGCGCGGCGGCCCGACCGGACGGCGTCGACGAGCTGGGCGATCGCGCCGGCGTTCGACCGGCACAGGATCGCGTCCGGCTCAGCGAGAGCGGCCAGGCTGGAGCCTGCTGGCTCGTACCCGCGCAGCCGCAGCGGCGCCCGGAGCAGGTCCAGCCACCGGTTCGCCTCGGTCGCGATCGCCGGGCCGAATCGGAAGGACTGCGACAGGGTGAGCCGCTGGTCCGCCTGGAACTTGGACATGGCGTCGATAGCGCCCCGGAACCCGTAGATGGCCTGCGCGGAGTCGCCGACCATGATCCGTTGCGCGTGGTCCTGGAAGTGGAACAGCGACGCCATCACCGGGGACAGGTCTTGCGCCTCATCGAGGAGCACGTAGTCGACCGGCATCCGCGGCCGCGACAGCTGGTAGATCTTGAGGTAGACGTCGTGCGTGCACTGCAGCTTGCCGCCGCGGGTGAGCTGGAGATCGTCCCAGGCCTTGCGGGCGTACTTGACCAGGTACGCGGCGAGCTCCGCGTTCTCCGTGTGGGTGTAGGCGTCGATCGGCTCCAGGTGCTGGACGCCCGGCTCCTGGTCGGCCGAGTTGAGGAACCGGCCGACCATCGCCATGACCATGCGCGCGAGGGTGATCGGGGACAGCGGCGCCAGGTCGGGCGCGAGCTCCACCGGGCTGTTGATCCCGAGGGCCTCGGCCGCGGCCTTGGCCGGCACACGCGGTCCCTTGATCCGGTCGATGTAGTGCCGGCCGACCGGGCCGAACGCCAGCGAGTGAGCGGTCCTGCAGTCCACGGTGCCCGGGAAGTCGCGCTTCGCCTCGGCAGCCAGGGCCTTGTTGTACGCGACGTACGCGCCCCTGCGGGCCGGCTGCGCCTTGGCGGCCATCTTGAGCGTGCTGCTCTTGCCGCAGCCGGCACCGGCCTGAACAACGATGGTGGGCCGGTCGGCCGCGGTGAAGGCGTCGATCACCGCGGCCTGCTCGTCGGTGGGCCGGTGGTTCATCGGGCACCAGCCCCGGCCAGCTCGGTCTCGGTCGGCGGTGTCTGCTGGGCGATCCACCGCTCCAGGCGGTCGCACACCTCACGGACCTCGGCGTCGGTCAGCTCGTTGGTGCTGCCGACGTCGTGCCCGACGACGTTGCCGACGTAGGCGAGCCGCTCGTCCCGGTCGGTGATCTCCGCCTGACCGAACAGCGCCATCATCCGGCGGCGGGCCGCGTCGTTGCCCGGGTTCTTCGGCTCGGCCGCGGCGACCAGCTCGGCGCGGCGCTTCGCCAGGGCGTTCTTCAGCGTCTCGAATTCGTCGTCGGTCAGCCCGGTGGCCGCCTTGCACGCCTCGACCGCCGCGCCGTACTGCTCGCGGGTGGCCACCGAGCGGATTTGCTCGAGTAGCTGGTCGACCAGCTCCGGCTCGGCGGCCTGCAGCTCGGCCAGGTCTCGGGTGTGCGCCTGGGCCGGGTCGCAACGCAGCATGTCGAACACGACGCCCTCCACCGACCAGTCCCGGGCCAGCGGGAGCGGGTCGTCATACCCGGGGCGAACGCCCAGGTGCACAGACCGGAGGCCGACGATGGTGCCGGGCTTGGACCGGTCGAGGCGGATCCAGCAGGAGACGTCGAAGCCGAGTGTCTTGTGGCCCTCGACCTTGTATTCCTTGGTGTTCGCGATCGGGGCGCCCTTGTCGTCGAGCGCGGCCACGTCCTTACCGCGGGCGGTGAGCAGCACGATGCCCGGGAAGGTCATCAGCGTGGTCATGAGCTTGCGGTGACGGCCGCCGGCCTCGTTCCACAGGTCCATCGAGATCTTCGGCTCTTCGTCGGCCGCGAGCTGGGGCTTGCCGTACTTGCGCGCCTTGGCGTTGTGGCGCTGGCGGGCCTTGTCGCTCGCCCAGTCCTTGAGCATGTCCCACTCGGCGGTCATCGAGTCGATGACGAGCACGACCGGGGGCTTGCCCGCGGCGAGAGTGCGCTGGGCCTCGGCCTTGACGGCGTCGACGGCGGCCTGGATCTCGGCCCACGTCCACTTCTCGCCGGTGGGCTCGATGATGTCGTAGTCCGCGCCGGGGATGGCGCCGTACTCGTCGGCGGCACCCTCTCCGAGGTCGATCCAGTACATCTGGCCGATGCGGGGCGAGGTGGAGAACTGGGCGCACGCCCAGGACTTGCCGGCCTTCTCGCCGCCCTCGATCAGGATCAAGGGCCACGGGACGCGGCCGGTGGGCTTGCGGGTACGCAGGGCGGTCACTTCTGCTCCTCGGCGTAGGCGGGACCGTCGACGCGGCGGAGCAGGCCGCCGACGTTGACCAGGACGATCGGGGTGGGGAAAGGGGAGGCCGGCGGCTCGGCCGGCTTGGCGAAGATCGGCGAGCTGACGGGGATGACCGGCGCGTTCGCGAACAGGGCCATGGCCTCGGCGTGGAAGGCCGCGCAGTCGCAGATGTCGCCGAGCAGGACACCGCAGCAGTCCTTGACCGGGATGGCGTGGAGGGTGCGCTCAGCCATGGGTCACCTCGGCGGCGTGACGTGGCTGGTAGCGGCCGGTGGCCTGCCCCGAAGGCTGCACCTCCGGCTCGCCGGCCACAGCCGGGATCTCCTGGGTGGTCTCCGGCGCCTCGCCCAGGTCGACCGGGTTGAGCACCGGGCCCGGCGCGATCACCGGCTCGCTGAACAGGCCGAGCCCGCCCAGGACGAGTAGCGCGGCCAACGGGACGAAGCCGATGGCGGCCAGGATCCCGGCGAAGATGGCGCTGTTGGTGGAGCCGAACGTCGGGAAGGCCAGCATCAGCTGTCACCCCGCTCGTGCTCGGGTGTGACGGCCGGGGCGGCGTACCACTCCCGTAGCTCGGCGATCTCGCGCTGCTCGCGCAGGACCCGGTCGAGACGGCGGTTGGTGATGGTCCAGCGGCGCCGGTACTCGTACGCCAGGACCATGAGCACCGAGATGGCGATCGCGACCAGCAGCGCGGTGAGGATGATGGCTGCGAGGACGTCTGCGCGGATCATGCGGCACCGCCCCGAGCAGCCGCGACCTCGGCCTGCAGCTCGGCGATACGCGCGAGCAGAATCCGGGGATCCTCCTCGGCGGGCCGAACGACGTAGCCGTATGCCGTAATCGTGAGGGGACCGATGAAGCCTCGGGCCTTGTAGTCGTCGTATCCGGTGCTATCGCTCTTCCGCTCACCGACCTTTCCGAGGAGGTGGGCCCCGAGCGCATCGACGTTCTGGATCAACGTGGCGGAGGCCTCAGCGGTCCCGGCGTGGCCGTAGAGCACGTGGAAGTAGAGGCCAGACGGCAGTGCACCGTCGAAAGTGGCGAGCTTGTCGCCGAGGTTGTGCAGCGCGGCGGCCAGCTCGGTGCTGCGGTTCCACTCACCCTGGTTGGCGAGCGCGCCGTTCAGGCCGGCCGCCATCGCGTGGGCGGCGTTGAGCTGGGCGGTGATGTGGTCGGTCTCGCCGATGTCGTCGACCAGGTCGAGCTTCCACTCGACGGCGATGTCGGCTTCATGCTTCGGGCGCCCGGGCAGGGACCACAGGTTGTCGGCGGCCTGGAGGTGCGGCAGGGCGGAAAGCCGCCGGATGCTCACCTCGACGTGGCTCTCGGGGCCGTACTCGTCGAGGGCCTTCTCGACGGTGGTGACGAAGCCCTCCTCGTCGGCGAGGAACACCTGCCAGAGGCTGGCGTTCGCCGGGGGCTGGTAGGTCATGGGATGATTCCTTTCGTCTGGCGGTCCCGGTCGTGTGCAGCGATTGGCGGGGCCGCTGGGCGTTTTCTGTGGCCTGATCAGGCCGTGATGGCGGGCTGCTTGCCCATCCGGTGGATCTCGGTGATGTCCTCGCGGGAGAAGCGGATGTCCCGGCTCCCCAGGCGCGTGAACGGGATCTTGCGAGCGGTAACCGCCTCGTCGACCCAGCTCTTGGGCTTGCGGATCAGCTCGGCGAGTTCGGCCTTCGTGATCAGTTCGAGGTCTTTCATCAGGTCGTCGCCTCGTTCCGTTCGAACAGGTACTCGACGTTGGTGTTGAGGGCCGTCGTAGCCGCCGCGATGAAGCGGGTTCCGGGCTTGATGTGGCCTCGCCGGATGCGGCCCAACGTGGTGTGGCTGACGCCGATGCCGGCTGCTCGCTGCTGGTCGGTCTTCCAGCCGCGGTGCCCCGTCAGCTCGTCGAACCGAGCCAGATTCAGCGCGAATCCAAGGTCATGTTCGTGCACGAACAGAACCGTACTCCTTATGTGCGCGTGCGCACAAGGCGGAGGTACGCGGGTTTCTTGGGAAGTTTCGCGGTGCTAATGTGCGTCCATGCACACAGCCCTCGCGCTTGAGAACACGCCCTTCGTGGGCGTAGCGACCGTTCGGCGACGATCGAACGAAGATGTGCGTGCACGCACACGAGTGACAGGTCGCGCACCGGTACCTAATGTCGTGCACGTGCGCACGATTGAATGGCCCGAGCAGGAGGCCTTCCTCCAGCAGCTCGACGCCGTCAAGCAGCGGCACAAGATCCGTCACGACAGCGCGCTCGCCGAGCTGGCCGGCATCAGTCACACCGCCGTCTCCAACTGGCGTAACCGCAAGGCCCGCCCGTCGCTGACCGCCATCACTCGTATCGCCGAGGCGATCGAAGAGTCACCGCAGCCGCTCCTCGCCGCCGCCGGCCTCATTGAGGACCAGGACGACAGCATCGACCCGCTGGCCGGCATGCCCGACTCAATCCGCAGGATGGTCGCTCTCTACCGCGCCGGTGACGAGACTCTGCGCACGCGCCTGGAAATGGGCGCCCTCGTGCTCACTGAGTTCGCTGACGACCACGTGCGGCTCAGCAGCACCCAGAAGCGCAGCTCCTAAGCGCGCTCTTCGCCGGGCCGAGTAGCCCGCGACTCGTCTCTTTCTCCCGCTCTTCCCTGATGAGGCGGAAGTCCAATGTGGATTGAAAAGCACGGCCCCAACTGGCGTATCCGCGAGGAGATCGCCGGCCGCAAAACCACTCTGAAATCCGGTTTCCCGACCAAGACCAGCGCCAAGGCCGCGATGAACGCCATGAACACCGACCGGGCTCGCGGCGACTTCATCAACCCGCAGGACGGGAAGGTGACGCTCGCTCAGTTCGTCAACGACTTCTGGCCCGGCCACGAAACCGGCTTGAAGCCGTCGTCGCGGCGGACCCAGGGATCGAACCTGCGCGTGCACGTTCTGCCGCAGCTGGGCCTCTACCGACTCGACCAGATCGACACCTTGGTCGTGACGCGGTTCGTGCACCGCCTGGTCAACGGCGACCCGGACCCCGTCGACGGGCCACCCCGTAAGCCGCTCAGCCCCGGGTCGGTGCGCAACGTCTACGGCGTGCTGCACACGATCCTCGGCGCCGCGACCAAAGCCCGCATGATCCCGTTCAATCCTGCGATCGGAGTGAAGATGCCGCCCCGCGAGCACCACGAGATGAAGTTCTGCACGCCCATCGAGATCGAGCGCCTGCTGGCCGCCTGCACGGGTGATGACGCGCATTGGCGCCCGCTCGTGATGCTGCTCGTGACGACCGGGCTGCGCTACGGCGAGGCCCACGCCCTGCAGGTCGGCAAGGTCGATCTGTTCGCGGGAACGGTGCAGGTGACACGAACGGCGTACGAGGCGAGCGGTGGCCGCTTTGTCTATACGACGCCGAAGACCAGGTCTTCGCGGCGGACGGTGCGGATCCCGCAGGAGCTTGTGCTTGAGCTGGCTCCGTTGCTGGCGGGCAAAGCCAGTGATGCTCTCGTGTTCACGATGCCCGACGGTAAGCCCATCACGGGGACCTTCCGGAAGGGAACGTGGAAGCGGATCACCAGCCGGGCCGGGCTGACCGGGCTGCGGCTGCACGACCTGCGCCACACGGTTGCGTCGTTGCTCATCTCCGCGAACGTCCCGTTGACCGCGATCCAGCGGATGCTCGGTCACACGTCGATCAAGATGACGTCAGATCTGTACGGCCACCTCATGCCGGAGGTCAACGAGTCGATTGTCGACACGCTCACCGAAGTCCTGAAACGGGGCTCCAGGCGCGGCGGGACGACAGGGATTCCGGCGTGGCCGGTGGAGGGGGAGCGTGGGGGGAATCTGGGGGGCGCGTGGGGGATTCCAGCCCTGCCCAATCCTGCCGAATCCTGACGTACATAGGGTGTACGCAGGCCACGTTTCGTGAGGCAACGCCAGGTGCACGGCCCCGGCGTGTTTATAGAGCACAAGGTGCGGGCGGGATGGGAAACCATCCCGCCCGTTCTGTTTCCGGCGCCCGGTGGCAGAGTTGGTGCCGTGAGTCGCGCAGATCTGGACAAGCAGCCCCATGAGGTCGCCGAGATGTTCGACGGCGTGGCGAAACGCTACGACCTCACCAACACCGTTCTCTCCTTCGGCCAGGACCGGGGCTGGCGCCGTGCCACGCGCGCCGCTCTCGGGTTGCGGCCCGGCGAGCGCGTCCTGGACGTGGGCGCGGGCACCGGCGTCTCCACCGAGGAGCTGAGCCGGTCGGGCGCGTTCGCGGTCGGCGCCGACCTCTCGGTCGGGATGCTGCGGGCCGGGCGGTCGACCCGGCCGGAGGTGCCCCTGCTCGCCGGTGACGCGCTGCGGCTGCCGTTCGCCGACGCCGCCTTCGACGCGGTGACGATCTCCTTCGCGCTGCGTAACGTCGTGGACACCTCCGCTGCGCTGCGTGAGTTCGGCCGGGTGGTCCGGCCGGGTGGGCGACTGGTCATCTGCGAGTTCAGCCATCCGACCAATGCCGCGTTCCGGACGGCCTACCTGTCGTACCTGATGCGCTCCTTGCCTGCGGTGGCCCGGCGCGTCGCGACGAACCCGGACGCCTACGTCTACCTCGCCGAGTCGATCCGCGCCTGGCACGACCAGCAGGGCCTGGCCGCCGTCATCGCCGAGTCGGGCCCGTGGGATCGCGTCGGCTGGCGCAATCTGACCGGCGGTATCGCGTCCCTCCATCGCGCGACTAGGGTATAAATCCGGCAATCGGCGTACAAAGCCAGAAATGGCTGTTTAGCTCGGGTCCATGACAGATATCGGGCATCTGGAGGACACGGACATCGATCTGGCGATCGATGAGGGCGAGGCCGGCGAGCGCCGGGCCACCGAGCTGGCCAACCGTCTGCGGATGGTCGCCGCCGAGGACCCGCTTCTGGCCCAGGACCTGGTCGAAGGCCTCATCGTGGCGCTCGACCGGGCCATGGGCGGCACCATCCGGGAGCACCTGGAGGGTCCGGCCCTCGGCGTGGCGGACAAGGTTCTCGCCGACCCTGAGCAGGCACGTTAGCCACGCCCAAACAATTAGGCAGACCTAAGCGCAAAGATCTTCGATAGTCGGCCTACACTCCGATCGAGGCATGCTTGTGAACTAATTCACGAGCATCCGCGTGGAGATGGAGGTTGGCCCGTGAGCGACCGCGGAACCGGTTCGATCGTCGCCGATGAAGCAGACGTGATCGTCGTCGGCGCGGGGCCGGGCGGGTCCGCCGCGGCGTACCACCTGGCGCGCCACGGCGTGCGCGTGCTGCTGCTGGAGAAGACCGAGTTCCCGCGCGAGAAGGTCTGCGGCGACGGCCTGACGCCGCGCGCGGTGCGCCAGCTGATCCGGATGGGTGTGGACACCTCCGAGAAAGCCGGCTGGCTGCACAACCGCGGCCTGCGCGTGATCGGTGGCGGCGTCCGCATGGAGCTGGACTGGCCGGACCTCGCGAGCTTCCCCAACTACGGCCTGGTCCGGACCCGGATGGACTTCGACGACTTGCTGGCCGGGCGCGCGGCGGAGGCCGGCGCCCTGCTGCGCACCGGCGTCAACGTCACCGGCCCGGTGTTCGACGAGGACGGTTACGTCATCGGCGTGCAGGCGAAATCCGACGGCGAGCCGGTCGAGTACCGCGCGCCCCTGGTGATCGCCGCGGACGGTGTCTCCGGCAAGTTCCCGCTGGCCCTCGGCCTGGCCAAGCGCGACGACCGCCCGCTCGGCGTGGCGGTCCGGCGTTACTACCGGTCGCCGGCCAAGGCCGACGACAACTACCTGGAGTCCTGGCTGGAGCTGCGCAGCGCGCAGGACCCGGCGCGGCTCCTCCCCGGGTACGGGTGGATCTTCGGTCTCGGTGACGGCCGGGTCAACGTCGGCCTCGGCATCCTGAACTCGTCTGACGCGTTCGGCAAGACCAACTACCGCTCGCTGCTCACCGACTGGCTCGGCAGCACCCCGGAGGACTGGGGTCTGCGCGACGAGGCGAACGCGGACGGCCCGACGCTCGGCGCCGCGCTCCCGATGGGCTTCAACCGGGTGCCGCACTACACCCGCGGCGTGCTGCTGGTCGGTGACTCCGGCGGCATGGTCAACCCGATGAACGGCGAGGGCATCGCGTACGCGATGGAGTCCGGCGAGCTCGCCGCCGAGGTCGCGGTGCAGGCGCTGGCCCGGCCGGCCGGTCCCGAGCGCGAGCGCGCTCTCCGGGCCTACCCGGCTGAACTCAGTCTCCGGTTCGGTGGTTACTACCGGATCGGCGGGATATTCGTGAAGTTGATCGGCAACCCCCAGATCATGCGGGCCGCCACGAAGTACGGCATGCCGCATCCGACGCTCATGAAGTTCGTGCTCAAGCTCCTGGCCAACCTCACCGACCCCCGGGACGGCGACGCCATGGATCGCATCATCAACGGTTTGACCAAGGTGGCGCCCGCCGTCTGAGGACGGAATCGGGCACCCCGAGCAAAGGGATACAAAAGCGCAGCAACTAGTGTGAAGCGGCTAACAGTCGTACGGGAGTGAACATGACGATCAACCCTTATGTCCCGATCGTCGGGTTGCTGATCCTCGGCGCCCTCTTCGCGTTGTTCTCAGTGTCCGTCGCGCCGATCGTCGGGCCCAAGCGGTACAACAGGGCGAAACTCGACGCCTACGAGTGCGGTATCGAGCCGGCCCCACAGCCGATCGGCGGCGGCCGATTCCCGGTGAAGTTCTATCTGACCGCGATGCTCTTCATCATCTTCGACATCGAGACCATCTTCCTGTACCCGTGGGCCGTCTCGTTCGACGCGCTCGGTCTGTTCGGGTTCGTGGAGATGGTCCTCTTCATCGTCACCGTCTTCATCGCCTACGCGTACGTGTGGCGGCGCGGCGGCCTGAACTGGGACTGAGACAACCATGGGAATCGAAGAGAAGCTGCCCAGTGGGATCCTGCTCACCTCGGTGGAGAAACTCTCCAACTACGCGCGCAAGTCGTCGTTCTGGGGAGCCACCTTCGGCCTGGCGTGCTGTGCCATCGAGATGATGGCGGCGGGCGGGCCGCACTACGACCTCGGTCGCTGGGGGATGGAGGTCTTCCGGGCCTCACCGAGACAGGCCGACCTGATGATCGTGGCGGGCCGGGTCAGTCAGAAGATGGCGCCGGTGGTCCGCCAGATCTACGACCAGATGCCCGAGCCTCGCTCGGTGATCTCGATGGGCGTCTGCGCCTCGTCCGGCGGCATGTTCAACAACTACGCCATCGTGCAGGGTGTCGACCACATCGTCCCGGTCGACGTCTACCTGCCGGGTTGTCCGCCCAGACCGGAGATGCTGATCGACGCGATCCTCAAGATGCGCGAGAAGGTCATGGCTCAGCCGCTCGGTCCGAACGGGCGCAAGATGCTGGCCCAGCGTGAGGCCGAGGGCAAGACCCCCGTCGTCGCGCCCGGAGCCATGCCGTCGTCGTACCGCGTCGACAAGGCACGGCGTGCGGAATGGACTCAGGCCGTCAAGGAAGGCCGTGAGGAGCAATTGCGGATCGAGAACTGGATGAAGCTCCAGCCGCATTTGCGGGAAGGTGTCAAATGAGCATTTCTTCCGGCACTGAGGGTGGCGTACCGACTACCGCATCCACCGGTGCGAATATCGGTGCGCCGGCACAGACTCCGCCCAGCCCGGATAAGGGCATGTTCGGTGTCAAAGGGACCGGAGACGTTTCCGGCTTCGGTCGCCTGGTCCGCCCCCGGCCTGCTGTTTTTGACAGCCCACGGCCATACGGCGGGTATTTCGACGACGTCTATGACGCGTTGGAGGAAGCTTATCCGGCCTTCTCCGAAGCCATCGAGAAGGTGGTGGTAGATAGGGCGGAACTCACACTTCACATCAGGCCCGAGAAAATCACCGAGGTCTGTCAGGTAATGCGCGACGACGAGTCGTTGCGGTTCGAGCTCTGCTCCTCGGTGGACGCGGTCGACTACCTCGGCACCGACGAGCGCCGGTTCCACGTGGCGTACCAGTTGACCTCGATGACGTACCGGCGGCGGGTGCGTCTCGAGG is part of the Actinoplanes missouriensis 431 genome and encodes:
- a CDS encoding tyrosine-type recombinase/integrase is translated as MWIEKHGPNWRIREEIAGRKTTLKSGFPTKTSAKAAMNAMNTDRARGDFINPQDGKVTLAQFVNDFWPGHETGLKPSSRRTQGSNLRVHVLPQLGLYRLDQIDTLVVTRFVHRLVNGDPDPVDGPPRKPLSPGSVRNVYGVLHTILGAATKARMIPFNPAIGVKMPPREHHEMKFCTPIEIERLLAACTGDDAHWRPLVMLLVTTGLRYGEAHALQVGKVDLFAGTVQVTRTAYEASGGRFVYTTPKTRSSRRTVRIPQELVLELAPLLAGKASDALVFTMPDGKPITGTFRKGTWKRITSRAGLTGLRLHDLRHTVASLLISANVPLTAIQRMLGHTSIKMTSDLYGHLMPEVNESIVDTLTEVLKRGSRRGGTTGIPAWPVEGERGGNLGGAWGIPALPNPAES
- a CDS encoding NuoB/complex I 20 kDa subunit family protein, which gives rise to MGIEEKLPSGILLTSVEKLSNYARKSSFWGATFGLACCAIEMMAAGGPHYDLGRWGMEVFRASPRQADLMIVAGRVSQKMAPVVRQIYDQMPEPRSVISMGVCASSGGMFNNYAIVQGVDHIVPVDVYLPGCPPRPEMLIDAILKMREKVMAQPLGPNGRKMLAQREAEGKTPVVAPGAMPSSYRVDKARRAEWTQAVKEGREEQLRIENWMKLQPHLREGVK
- a CDS encoding demethylmenaquinone methyltransferase, with the translated sequence MSRADLDKQPHEVAEMFDGVAKRYDLTNTVLSFGQDRGWRRATRAALGLRPGERVLDVGAGTGVSTEELSRSGAFAVGADLSVGMLRAGRSTRPEVPLLAGDALRLPFADAAFDAVTISFALRNVVDTSAALREFGRVVRPGGRLVICEFSHPTNAAFRTAYLSYLMRSLPAVARRVATNPDAYVYLAESIRAWHDQQGLAAVIAESGPWDRVGWRNLTGGIASLHRATRV
- a CDS encoding NADH-quinone oxidoreductase subunit C; its protein translation is MSISSGTEGGVPTTASTGANIGAPAQTPPSPDKGMFGVKGTGDVSGFGRLVRPRPAVFDSPRPYGGYFDDVYDALEEAYPAFSEAIEKVVVDRAELTLHIRPEKITEVCQVMRDDESLRFELCSSVDAVDYLGTDERRFHVAYQLTSMTYRRRVRLEVAVADGESVPSVTGVYPTADWQEREVYDMFGVVFAGHPNLTRILMPDDWEGHPQRKDYPLGGVPVEYKGAEIPPPDQRRVYQ
- a CDS encoding NADH-quinone oxidoreductase subunit A, with protein sequence MTINPYVPIVGLLILGALFALFSVSVAPIVGPKRYNRAKLDAYECGIEPAPQPIGGGRFPVKFYLTAMLFIIFDIETIFLYPWAVSFDALGLFGFVEMVLFIVTVFIAYAYVWRRGGLNWD
- a CDS encoding DEAD/DEAH box helicase family protein: MTALRTRKPTGRVPWPLILIEGGEKAGKSWACAQFSTSPRIGQMYWIDLGEGAADEYGAIPGADYDIIEPTGEKWTWAEIQAAVDAVKAEAQRTLAAGKPPVVLVIDSMTAEWDMLKDWASDKARQRHNAKARKYGKPQLAADEEPKISMDLWNEAGGRHRKLMTTLMTFPGIVLLTARGKDVAALDDKGAPIANTKEYKVEGHKTLGFDVSCWIRLDRSKPGTIVGLRSVHLGVRPGYDDPLPLARDWSVEGVVFDMLRCDPAQAHTRDLAELQAAEPELVDQLLEQIRSVATREQYGAAVEACKAATGLTDDEFETLKNALAKRRAELVAAAEPKNPGNDAARRRMMALFGQAEITDRDERLAYVGNVVGHDVGSTNELTDAEVREVCDRLERWIAQQTPPTETELAGAGAR
- a CDS encoding helix-turn-helix domain-containing protein; translated protein: MRTIEWPEQEAFLQQLDAVKQRHKIRHDSALAELAGISHTAVSNWRNRKARPSLTAITRIAEAIEESPQPLLAAAGLIEDQDDSIDPLAGMPDSIRRMVALYRAGDETLRTRLEMGALVLTEFADDHVRLSSTQKRSS
- a CDS encoding UvrD-helicase domain-containing protein, with protein sequence MNHRPTDEQAAVIDAFTAADRPTIVVQAGAGCGKSSTLKMAAKAQPARRGAYVAYNKALAAEAKRDFPGTVDCRTAHSLAFGPVGRHYIDRIKGPRVPAKAAAEALGINSPVELAPDLAPLSPITLARMVMAMVGRFLNSADQEPGVQHLEPIDAYTHTENAELAAYLVKYARKAWDDLQLTRGGKLQCTHDVYLKIYQLSRPRMPVDYVLLDEAQDLSPVMASLFHFQDHAQRIMVGDSAQAIYGFRGAIDAMSKFQADQRLTLSQSFRFGPAIATEANRWLDLLRAPLRLRGYEPAGSSLAALAEPDAILCRSNAGAIAQLVDAVRSGRRAALVGGGDDLIRLAEAAMDLMAGRGTAHPELLAFKTWAQVQEHAALDDASGSLKVLVKLVDDHGPEELIRVVSTLVDEQHADVIISTGHRAKGREWDRVRIGADFREPRRDRLTGRALWRRDELMLAYVAVTRARRVLDRGGLAWLDDYDRGPVQGPETWLTTAVREHPDAILADQPDPYGLDDVDELAGIGSDYRTDPAERIAAVAAIAPEYVRPVEPKPAAVVSPFAPAPRKPRCACAHLQLVHVDETRACRACSCRAYAEAREAVPA
- a CDS encoding helix-turn-helix domain-containing protein, translating into MHEHDLGFALNLARFDELTGHRGWKTDQQRAAGIGVSHTTLGRIRRGHIKPGTRFIAAATTALNTNVEYLFERNEATT
- a CDS encoding geranylgeranyl reductase family protein: MSDRGTGSIVADEADVIVVGAGPGGSAAAYHLARHGVRVLLLEKTEFPREKVCGDGLTPRAVRQLIRMGVDTSEKAGWLHNRGLRVIGGGVRMELDWPDLASFPNYGLVRTRMDFDDLLAGRAAEAGALLRTGVNVTGPVFDEDGYVIGVQAKSDGEPVEYRAPLVIAADGVSGKFPLALGLAKRDDRPLGVAVRRYYRSPAKADDNYLESWLELRSAQDPARLLPGYGWIFGLGDGRVNVGLGILNSSDAFGKTNYRSLLTDWLGSTPEDWGLRDEANADGPTLGAALPMGFNRVPHYTRGVLLVGDSGGMVNPMNGEGIAYAMESGELAAEVAVQALARPAGPERERALRAYPAELSLRFGGYYRIGGIFVKLIGNPQIMRAATKYGMPHPTLMKFVLKLLANLTDPRDGDAMDRIINGLTKVAPAV
- a CDS encoding MerR family transcriptional regulator codes for the protein MKDLELITKAELAELIRKPKSWVDEAVTARKIPFTRLGSRDIRFSREDITEIHRMGKQPAITA